A region of Ochrobactrum quorumnocens DNA encodes the following proteins:
- a CDS encoding Kazal-type serine protease inhibitor family protein, which produces MLFNKVSRLGLLAGAMFLAGCVAEGGPDYRPPVRPGPSQPQMCPMIYAPVCGERGHSRKTFGNACQARADGYRIVGNGQCSSRPGQGSGPGAGWGGERPGRPPHQGNRPGRPSAGACTREYMPVCARRGNDRQTFSNRCEAERAGYRITGGGQCR; this is translated from the coding sequence ATGTTGTTCAATAAAGTCAGTCGATTGGGCTTGCTCGCGGGTGCCATGTTTCTGGCGGGGTGCGTTGCCGAAGGTGGCCCGGATTATCGGCCTCCAGTACGGCCCGGTCCATCGCAACCGCAGATGTGTCCGATGATTTATGCGCCAGTTTGTGGCGAACGCGGTCATTCACGCAAGACTTTTGGCAATGCCTGTCAGGCCCGTGCCGATGGCTATAGGATTGTCGGTAACGGCCAGTGCAGCTCACGGCCCGGCCAGGGATCGGGACCAGGCGCAGGTTGGGGAGGAGAACGGCCGGGTCGCCCGCCACATCAGGGCAACAGACCAGGACGCCCGAGTGCTGGTGCTTGCACACGGGAATATATGCCGGTTTGCGCGCGTCGCGGTAATGACAGGCAGACATTCTCAAATCGCTGTGAAGCAGAACGTGCCGGTTATCGCATTACCGGCGGTGGTCAGTGCCGGTAA
- a CDS encoding zinc-binding alcohol dehydrogenase family protein → MKAVAYQVAGPLDRAESLVDVTLEKSKAAGRDLLVRVEAISVNPVDYKIRSGVSPEAGQWKVLGWDAVGTVVETGNDVRNFKPGDEVWYAGSLIRPGANCEFHLVDERIVGHKPASLAKSEAAALPLTSITAWEMLFDRLDVRKPVPGAANAILIIGGAGGVGSIAIQLARALTDLVVIATASRPETQEWVKQLGAHYVIDHSKPLAKQIEALGIGAPAFVFSTTQTQNHVDEIVLLIAPQGRFGLIDDPETLNAMPFKRKSVSVHWELMFTRSIFETADMDEQGKLLNEVAQLIDAGKIKTTVTEVFSPINATNLKSAHGLLETGKAKGKIVLEGW, encoded by the coding sequence ATGAAAGCAGTTGCCTATCAAGTTGCGGGTCCGCTGGACCGTGCAGAATCTCTGGTCGACGTAACATTGGAAAAGTCGAAAGCGGCGGGCCGTGATCTGTTGGTTCGGGTTGAGGCGATTTCAGTTAATCCAGTCGATTACAAGATCCGCAGCGGCGTGTCGCCAGAAGCTGGCCAGTGGAAAGTGCTCGGCTGGGACGCGGTCGGGACAGTCGTTGAGACGGGTAACGACGTGCGTAACTTCAAACCGGGTGATGAGGTCTGGTATGCAGGATCTTTGATCCGGCCAGGTGCCAATTGCGAGTTTCATCTGGTCGATGAACGCATTGTTGGCCATAAGCCCGCGTCGCTTGCCAAAAGTGAAGCTGCTGCTCTGCCACTCACATCGATCACCGCCTGGGAAATGCTGTTTGACCGGCTGGATGTGCGCAAGCCAGTGCCAGGCGCTGCAAACGCCATTCTTATTATTGGTGGTGCAGGCGGGGTTGGTTCAATCGCCATCCAGCTGGCGCGGGCTTTGACTGATTTGGTGGTGATTGCTACCGCATCGCGACCGGAAACGCAGGAATGGGTTAAGCAACTCGGCGCGCATTATGTCATCGATCATAGCAAGCCACTGGCAAAGCAGATTGAAGCTCTGGGGATAGGCGCGCCAGCTTTTGTCTTTTCAACCACGCAAACGCAGAATCATGTTGATGAGATTGTCTTGTTGATTGCACCGCAAGGGCGGTTTGGCCTTATCGATGATCCGGAAACGCTCAATGCCATGCCGTTTAAGCGCAAGTCCGTATCGGTGCACTGGGAACTGATGTTTACGCGTTCGATCTTTGAAACTGCCGACATGGATGAGCAAGGCAAACTTCTGAATGAAGTCGCCCAACTGATCGATGCGGGCAAGATCAAAACAACAGTTACGGAAGTGTTTTCGCCAATCAACGCTACCAACCTGAAATCGGCCCATGGCTTGTTGGAAACTGGCAAGGCTAAAGGCAAGATAGTTTTGGAAGGCTGGTAA
- a CDS encoding lytic transglycosylase domain-containing protein, which yields MSRLHITIATFAFMQLLSWPESINAAAQTTVNPESLTYGPPMPPEKITPTVGRICELIEINAEAKGIPKDFFARLIWKESRFDHRAVSPVGAQGIAQFMPYTAKERGLADPFDIEQAIPASAGFLSELKRAFGNWGLAAAAYNAGPTRVSNWMRSGGFLPLETEDYVLDLTGAPADNFASGSEITNKPLDAKLSFAEACQRLPIIRTATIPMSRIKPKPWGIQVAGNFRRSVAANQWSRLRKQFSSVLAGHNPVISRVRTPMARRGIYAVRIGADSRGEADNICTKLRAAGGACIVLRNR from the coding sequence ATGAGTCGTCTGCATATAACGATAGCGACATTTGCATTTATGCAGCTCTTAAGCTGGCCTGAAAGCATCAACGCGGCAGCCCAGACAACGGTCAATCCCGAATCTCTGACCTATGGTCCGCCCATGCCGCCCGAGAAGATCACGCCGACTGTCGGTCGCATTTGTGAGCTCATAGAAATCAACGCCGAAGCGAAAGGCATCCCGAAAGACTTCTTTGCGCGGCTCATCTGGAAAGAAAGCCGCTTCGATCATCGCGCAGTAAGCCCGGTTGGCGCTCAAGGCATCGCACAATTCATGCCTTATACTGCAAAAGAGCGTGGCCTCGCCGATCCATTCGATATTGAACAGGCGATCCCCGCATCTGCAGGCTTTCTAAGCGAACTCAAACGCGCTTTCGGAAATTGGGGGCTGGCAGCCGCCGCTTATAATGCAGGGCCGACCCGCGTTTCCAACTGGATGCGCTCAGGCGGATTTCTTCCACTTGAGACAGAAGACTACGTTCTTGATCTCACAGGCGCTCCCGCTGATAATTTTGCATCCGGCAGCGAGATCACCAACAAGCCGCTCGACGCAAAACTCAGTTTTGCAGAAGCTTGCCAGCGTCTGCCGATCATTCGCACAGCCACGATACCCATGTCCCGCATTAAGCCTAAGCCCTGGGGCATTCAGGTCGCGGGCAATTTTCGACGTAGCGTTGCCGCCAATCAGTGGAGCAGGTTACGCAAGCAATTCTCCTCAGTGCTCGCAGGCCACAATCCGGTCATTAGCCGCGTACGTACACCAATGGCCCGGCGTGGCATTTATGCAGTACGTATCGGAGCTGATAGTCGAGGTGAAGCGGACAACATATGCACTAAACTTCGCGCGGCAGGCGGCGCATGCATAGTTTTACGCAATCGGTAA
- a CDS encoding response regulator, which translates to MGSNDAMAVDENNLSDDAPHLLVVDDDTRIRSLLSQYLTTSGFRVTMAGSAAEARRKLEGIDFDLLILDVMMPGETGVSLTRSLREQKSVPILMLTALSETDSRIDGLSAGADDYLPKPFDPRELILRINNILRRGASPSQLKIEQIVFGPYTFFIPRRELKKGTETIKLTDREQDIMAIFAERAGETIPRHELTGQDGDVGERTIDVQINRLRRKIEQDPANPVWLQTVRGIGYKLSIE; encoded by the coding sequence ATGGGATCGAACGACGCCATGGCTGTAGATGAAAACAACCTTTCCGACGACGCGCCACATCTTCTTGTTGTCGATGATGACACGCGAATTCGCAGCCTGCTTTCGCAATATCTGACGACTAGCGGTTTTCGAGTGACCATGGCTGGCAGCGCAGCAGAAGCGCGCCGCAAGCTCGAAGGCATCGATTTCGACCTGCTAATCCTCGACGTGATGATGCCCGGCGAAACCGGTGTCTCGCTGACCCGTTCACTGCGTGAGCAGAAAAGCGTGCCGATCCTGATGCTGACCGCTTTGTCAGAAACCGACAGCAGGATCGATGGTCTGTCAGCAGGCGCAGATGACTATCTGCCAAAGCCTTTTGATCCACGCGAACTGATCTTGCGTATCAACAATATCCTCCGCCGTGGTGCGTCACCGTCCCAGCTGAAAATCGAACAGATCGTTTTTGGACCTTACACCTTCTTCATTCCGCGTCGCGAATTGAAGAAGGGCACCGAGACAATCAAGCTCACGGATCGCGAGCAGGATATCATGGCGATTTTCGCCGAGCGTGCCGGTGAAACCATTCCGCGTCATGAACTGACCGGACAGGACGGCGATGTCGGCGAACGCACAATTGATGTGCAGATCAACCGCCTGCGTCGCAAGATCGAGCAGGACCCGGCTAATCCCGTCTGGCTGCAAACCGTTCGCGGCATCGGCTATAAGCTGAGCATCGAGTAG
- a CDS encoding cold-shock protein encodes MAQTGQVKFFNSEKGFGFIKPDDGGADIFVHISAVQASGLAGLADNQKVSYETEPDRRGKGPKAVNISVTD; translated from the coding sequence ATGGCACAGACCGGACAGGTCAAATTCTTCAACTCCGAAAAAGGTTTCGGATTTATCAAGCCTGATGATGGCGGCGCGGACATTTTTGTCCATATTTCTGCTGTGCAAGCTTCAGGTTTGGCAGGACTTGCTGACAATCAGAAGGTTTCTTACGAGACAGAACCGGATCGTCGCGGCAAAGGTCCTAAGGCTGTAAATATCTCGGTTACTGACTAA
- a CDS encoding MarR family winged helix-turn-helix transcriptional regulator: MNSTNDVNYISNPLTCLEADDLNVIELLFFSYRDFTADPDLILEKIGFGRAHHRVLYFINRKPGMTVAELLEVLRITKQSLSRVLKQLIDTGHVVQATGLHDRRHRKLYPTKSGRQLTLALALPQSRRIARALEESGAAEREVIERFLYNMVNPERRAQIDDFAATETAGAASEPRLDKAGG; the protein is encoded by the coding sequence GTGAATTCGACGAACGACGTTAACTATATCAGCAATCCTCTGACGTGTCTGGAGGCTGACGATCTCAACGTCATTGAACTGCTGTTCTTCTCTTATCGCGATTTCACCGCCGACCCGGACCTGATCCTCGAGAAGATCGGATTTGGCCGCGCCCATCACCGTGTGCTTTATTTCATCAATCGCAAGCCCGGCATGACGGTGGCCGAGCTTCTGGAAGTGCTCCGCATTACCAAACAGAGCCTGTCGCGCGTTCTCAAGCAACTGATCGATACCGGCCATGTTGTACAGGCCACTGGTTTACACGATCGCCGTCACCGCAAACTTTATCCCACAAAAAGTGGGCGACAACTCACGCTTGCACTTGCTTTGCCACAGTCGCGCCGCATCGCGCGGGCATTGGAAGAATCCGGTGCTGCAGAACGCGAAGTCATTGAGCGGTTTCTTTATAATATGGTCAATCCTGAACGCCGTGCCCAGATTGACGATTTCGCGGCCACTGAAACGGCTGGCGCAGCATCTGAACCCAGGCTCGATAAGGCTGGGGGCTAA
- a CDS encoding winged helix-turn-helix transcriptional regulator, with protein sequence MTKAKHSRFDCSPGCAVEAAISLIDGKWKSVVLFHLLDGTMRFNELRRQIPGVTQRMLTNQLRELEEDGLIERKVYAQVPPKVEYSLSPLGRSIEPILLALKDWGDTNIDRFGKPLLGQPSGQKAA encoded by the coding sequence ATGACCAAGGCCAAGCACTCGCGCTTCGATTGCAGTCCCGGCTGTGCGGTTGAAGCCGCCATCAGTCTCATCGATGGCAAATGGAAAAGCGTTGTGCTGTTTCATCTTCTCGACGGCACGATGCGGTTTAATGAGCTCAGGCGGCAAATACCGGGTGTGACCCAGCGTATGCTGACCAATCAGTTGCGTGAGCTGGAAGAAGACGGTCTGATCGAGCGAAAGGTCTATGCACAGGTTCCTCCCAAGGTCGAATATAGCCTGTCTCCGCTTGGCCGCAGCATCGAACCAATCCTGCTGGCACTGAAGGATTGGGGGGATACCAATATCGACCGCTTCGGCAAGCCGTTGCTGGGGCAACCCTCTGGTCAAAAGGCTGCATGA
- a CDS encoding branched-chain amino acid aminotransferase — protein MAAIPFDQRDGFIWQDGEFVSWKDAKVHVLTHGLHYASAVFEGERAYGGEIFKLTEHTERLHESARILGFEIPYSVEEIDNACRELLKKQGFVDAYVRPIAWRGSESLGVSAQNNRIHLAIAIWQWPSYFSPEEKMKGIRLDIAEYCRPDPRTAPSRSKAAGLYMICTISKHAAEAKGYADALMLDWRGQVAEATGANVFLVKDGALHTPKPDCFLDGITRRTIIDLAKRRGLEVIERVIMPEEMATFTECFLCGTAAEVTPVSEIGKYHFTPGEITNTLMNDYATEVQPKRIAAE, from the coding sequence ATGGCTGCGATTCCATTCGATCAACGCGACGGATTTATCTGGCAGGACGGCGAGTTTGTCTCCTGGAAGGATGCGAAGGTACATGTGCTGACGCACGGTCTGCATTATGCGAGCGCCGTATTCGAAGGCGAGCGTGCTTATGGCGGCGAGATTTTCAAGCTGACCGAGCATACTGAGCGCCTGCATGAATCTGCCCGAATTCTTGGCTTCGAGATTCCATATAGCGTCGAAGAGATCGACAATGCCTGTCGCGAACTGCTCAAGAAGCAGGGTTTCGTCGACGCATATGTTCGACCGATTGCTTGGCGTGGATCAGAGTCGCTTGGCGTTTCGGCTCAGAACAATCGCATTCATCTGGCTATCGCGATCTGGCAGTGGCCAAGCTATTTCTCGCCTGAAGAAAAGATGAAGGGCATTCGGCTCGACATCGCAGAATATTGCCGTCCTGATCCGCGCACTGCGCCCTCGCGTTCCAAGGCTGCCGGACTTTATATGATCTGCACTATTTCCAAGCATGCAGCCGAAGCAAAAGGCTATGCGGATGCGCTTATGCTTGACTGGCGCGGTCAGGTCGCTGAGGCCACGGGTGCGAATGTGTTCCTTGTCAAAGACGGTGCATTGCACACACCAAAGCCTGATTGCTTCCTTGATGGCATCACACGCCGGACGATTATTGATCTTGCCAAGCGTCGAGGTCTGGAAGTTATTGAACGGGTTATCATGCCGGAAGAAATGGCGACATTCACAGAATGCTTCCTGTGTGGAACAGCGGCAGAAGTGACGCCGGTTTCGGAAATTGGGAAGTACCATTTTACGCCGGGTGAAATCACCAACACGTTGATGAATGATTATGCGACCGAAGTTCAGCCCAAGCGAATAGCTGCTGAGTAG
- a CDS encoding MBL fold metallo-hydrolase, producing the protein MGQLQAIIVPVTPFQQNCTILFDGDTKKGVVIDPGGDFDRIKEAIASQNVDVEAIWITHGHIDHAGAALDLKEDLGVEIIGPHKDDKFLLDNLATTGLKYGLTEGVRNVTPDRWLEEGDTVSVAGHTFDVFHCPGHAPGHVVFYNPEARFAIVGDVLFNGSIGRTDLPGGDHAALIRSIKEKLLPLGDDIGFLCGHGPGGRFGEERRNNPFLNDIGYA; encoded by the coding sequence ATGGGACAATTACAAGCCATCATCGTTCCAGTGACGCCATTTCAGCAGAACTGCACCATCCTTTTCGATGGTGACACTAAGAAGGGTGTTGTGATCGATCCGGGTGGCGATTTTGATCGAATCAAAGAGGCAATTGCGTCTCAGAATGTCGACGTAGAAGCTATTTGGATCACGCATGGCCATATTGATCATGCAGGGGCTGCGCTGGACCTCAAAGAAGATTTGGGCGTTGAGATTATTGGTCCGCACAAGGACGACAAGTTTCTGCTCGATAATCTGGCAACTACTGGCCTTAAATACGGCCTGACTGAGGGTGTACGCAACGTAACACCTGACCGTTGGCTGGAAGAAGGCGATACGGTTTCAGTTGCCGGGCACACTTTCGATGTCTTCCATTGCCCAGGGCATGCACCGGGACATGTGGTGTTCTATAATCCTGAGGCGCGCTTCGCGATTGTTGGAGACGTTTTGTTCAACGGTTCAATCGGTCGCACTGACCTGCCGGGCGGTGATCACGCCGCACTCATTCGCTCGATAAAAGAAAAGCTGCTGCCGCTGGGCGACGATATCGGCTTTCTGTGCGGCCATGGTCCCGGCGGGCGCTTTGGCGAAGAACGCCGCAACAATCCGTTTCTCAACGATATTGGATATGCCTGA
- a CDS encoding BA14K family protein, with protein MNKLLKTAILAVASIAAVSAPLASASADSWGRRGWDRGGDWNRGGWDRPYHRHRDRSGDAVAAGVIGLAAGALLGSALSQPQPTYVQPAPVYAPPPPPPAYYPAPPARSVQYRVGYEPWSRGWYQYCSDRYRSFNANTGTYRGYDGRDHFCSAN; from the coding sequence ATGAACAAACTACTTAAAACAGCTATTCTGGCAGTTGCCTCCATAGCAGCAGTCTCAGCACCGCTGGCTTCGGCATCAGCTGACTCTTGGGGTCGTCGCGGCTGGGATCGCGGAGGCGACTGGAACCGCGGCGGTTGGGATCGCCCCTATCATCGTCACCGTGACCGCAGCGGCGATGCGGTTGCTGCTGGCGTCATCGGCCTTGCGGCGGGCGCTTTGCTCGGCAGCGCTTTGAGCCAGCCTCAGCCGACATATGTCCAGCCTGCGCCCGTTTACGCGCCGCCTCCACCGCCGCCTGCATATTATCCGGCACCACCTGCACGCAGCGTGCAGTATCGCGTCGGCTATGAGCCATGGAGCCGCGGCTGGTATCAATATTGTTCGGACCGTTATCGTTCGTTCAATGCAAATACCGGAACCTATCGCGGTTATGATGGACGCGACCATTTCTGCTCGGCCAACTAA
- the uvrB gene encoding excinuclease ABC subunit UvrB, translating into MASSKDKYTQDSQNQTGGFGEAPQSEFSGAPLSGSISDWAKEISDEAVKPQAKAKPAKAAKSPKKVPERSKESSRSARGTSMGGAASAKERAAAGLNPVAGLDISLEDAAEFNPSGATATVQALSDLIESGNPLFKNGELWTPHRPARPDKSEGGIAIQMESSFEPSGDQPTAIRDLVSGLQENDRTQVLLGVTGSGKTFTMAKVIQETQRPALILAPNKTLAAQLYGEFKSFFPNNAVEYFVSYYDYYQPEAYVARSDTYIEKESTVNEQIDRMRHAATRALIERDDVIIVASVSCIYGIGSVETYTAMTFEMKIGDRLDQRQLLADLVAQQYKRQDINFVRGSFRVRGDTIEIFPAHLEDRAWRISLFGDEIETIVEFDPLTAQKTGDLQSVKIYANSHYVTPRPTLNQAIKSIQEELQHRLAELTRAGRLLEAQRLEQRTNFDLEMLEATGVCNGIENYSRYLTGRQPGEPPPTLFEYIPDNALVFLDESHVTVPQIGGMYRGDFRRKATLAEYGFRLPSCMDNRPLRFEEWDAMRPQTIAVSATPGKWEIEEAGGVFAEQVIRPTGLIDPPVEVRPAKNQVDDVLGEIRETARKGYRTLCTVLTKRMAEDLTEYLHEQGVRVRYMHSDIDTLERIEIIRDLRLGAFDVLVGINLLREGLDIPECGFVAILDADKEGFLRSETSLVQTIGRAARNVDGKVILYADNITGSMQRAMDETSRRREKQEAYNTEHGITPASVKKNISDILNSVYEQDHVRADISGFAEQGAMMGNNLASHLEHLEKQMRDAAADLDFEKAARMRDEIKRLREMELAIADDPLAREVELESPVTGRTKGRHNAGRKVHRTVDAEPKKSLFAKPSLDNMGPGTDVAKPLFRKNTLDEMTVKRTEKPAGADDAIIRRERAGIGSYEDPAEAARKKRRPGKTGRPGR; encoded by the coding sequence ATGGCTTCCTCAAAAGATAAATACACTCAGGATTCGCAGAATCAGACTGGCGGCTTCGGTGAAGCACCGCAGTCCGAGTTTTCGGGCGCGCCGCTGTCCGGGTCCATTTCCGATTGGGCAAAAGAGATCAGCGATGAGGCCGTCAAGCCTCAGGCCAAGGCAAAACCTGCCAAAGCCGCGAAGTCTCCTAAAAAGGTGCCTGAACGCAGCAAGGAATCCTCGCGCAGCGCGCGCGGAACTTCGATGGGGGGCGCTGCGTCTGCTAAGGAACGCGCTGCCGCAGGTCTCAATCCAGTAGCAGGACTGGACATCAGCCTTGAAGACGCAGCCGAGTTTAATCCCTCAGGCGCGACCGCGACCGTTCAGGCACTTTCCGATCTGATTGAATCCGGCAATCCACTGTTCAAGAACGGCGAACTCTGGACCCCGCATCGTCCTGCCCGCCCGGACAAATCTGAAGGCGGCATTGCGATCCAGATGGAATCGAGTTTCGAACCATCTGGCGATCAGCCGACAGCAATTCGTGATCTGGTCAGCGGGCTGCAAGAGAACGACCGAACGCAGGTTCTGCTTGGCGTTACCGGCTCCGGCAAGACCTTCACCATGGCAAAGGTTATTCAGGAAACGCAGCGTCCCGCGCTTATTCTCGCTCCCAACAAGACCCTGGCGGCGCAGCTATATGGCGAGTTCAAGAGCTTCTTTCCGAACAATGCCGTCGAATATTTCGTTTCCTATTACGATTACTACCAGCCCGAAGCCTATGTGGCGCGGTCCGATACGTATATCGAAAAGGAATCGACCGTAAACGAACAGATCGACCGGATGCGTCACGCAGCCACTCGTGCTTTGATTGAGCGCGACGACGTCATTATCGTTGCGTCTGTTTCATGCATTTACGGTATCGGTTCGGTCGAAACCTATACCGCCATGACTTTCGAAATGAAGATCGGCGACCGGCTCGACCAGCGCCAGCTTCTCGCCGATCTCGTGGCACAGCAATATAAGCGGCAAGACATCAACTTTGTGCGCGGCTCATTCCGCGTACGTGGCGATACAATTGAGATTTTCCCGGCCCACTTGGAAGATCGCGCATGGCGCATTTCGCTGTTTGGCGACGAGATCGAAACCATCGTGGAATTTGATCCGCTGACCGCTCAGAAGACCGGCGATCTGCAATCGGTCAAGATTTACGCAAACTCCCACTATGTGACGCCACGCCCGACGCTCAATCAGGCCATCAAGTCGATACAGGAAGAATTGCAGCATCGTCTGGCCGAACTCACGCGCGCCGGCCGCTTGCTTGAAGCGCAACGGTTGGAGCAACGCACCAATTTCGACCTCGAAATGCTGGAAGCAACCGGCGTCTGCAACGGTATCGAAAACTATTCGCGCTATCTGACCGGACGTCAGCCGGGCGAGCCGCCGCCGACATTGTTTGAATATATTCCAGACAATGCCCTCGTTTTCCTCGACGAAAGCCATGTCACAGTTCCGCAGATTGGCGGCATGTATCGCGGCGACTTCCGTCGGAAGGCGACGCTGGCCGAATATGGCTTCCGCCTGCCCTCCTGCATGGACAATCGTCCACTGCGGTTCGAGGAGTGGGATGCGATGCGTCCACAAACCATCGCTGTGTCCGCGACGCCCGGCAAGTGGGAAATCGAAGAAGCTGGCGGCGTGTTTGCCGAACAGGTTATTCGCCCAACCGGCCTGATCGATCCGCCTGTTGAAGTACGGCCTGCAAAAAATCAGGTCGATGATGTGCTTGGCGAAATCCGCGAAACAGCGCGCAAGGGCTATCGCACGCTCTGCACCGTGCTGACCAAGCGCATGGCCGAAGACCTGACCGAATATCTGCACGAACAGGGCGTTCGCGTGCGCTATATGCACTCGGATATCGACACGCTGGAACGTATAGAAATCATCCGCGATCTGCGCCTTGGCGCATTCGACGTGCTTGTGGGTATCAACCTGCTGCGCGAAGGTCTGGATATTCCAGAATGCGGCTTCGTCGCCATTCTCGATGCGGACAAGGAAGGTTTCCTGCGTTCAGAAACCTCGCTCGTTCAGACCATCGGTCGTGCGGCGCGTAACGTCGACGGTAAGGTCATTCTGTACGCTGACAATATAACCGGCTCCATGCAACGCGCGATGGACGAAACCAGCCGCCGCCGCGAAAAGCAGGAAGCCTATAATACTGAGCATGGTATCACGCCTGCTTCGGTGAAGAAGAATATCTCGGACATCCTGAATTCGGTTTACGAACAGGATCACGTCCGCGCCGATATTTCCGGCTTCGCCGAACAGGGCGCGATGATGGGCAACAATCTCGCCTCCCATCTCGAACATCTGGAAAAGCAGATGCGCGACGCCGCAGCCGATCTCGACTTTGAAAAGGCCGCGCGCATGCGCGACGAGATCAAACGCTTGCGCGAAATGGAACTGGCGATTGCCGACGATCCGCTCGCGCGTGAAGTGGAACTTGAAAGCCCTGTGACTGGCCGTACTAAGGGTCGTCACAATGCGGGCCGTAAGGTCCATCGCACAGTGGATGCAGAGCCGAAAAAGTCGCTGTTCGCCAAGCCTTCGCTCGACAATATGGGACCGGGAACCGATGTGGCAAAGCCGCTGTTCCGCAAGAATACGCTGGATGAAATGACCGTTAAGCGGACAGAAAAACCGGCAGGCGCTGACGACGCAATTATCCGCCGCGAACGTGCTGGCATCGGCTCTTACGAAGATCCGGCTGAGGCCGCACGCAAAAAGCGTCGCCCCGGCAAGACTGGCCGACCGGGGCGTTAA
- a CDS encoding SH3 domain-containing protein — MRLIITSSIATLALLFATNAEASAGLATANINLRTGPGTQYPSMGSIPNGVVLDVAGCTSGYGWCRVNYRGLDGWASSNYIAVQTGGGGYTTNDNFGSTAAAVGIPLIAGLVIGSAINNNRWDDGPNWGPGWGPRPYRSGWGPGPYRPGPGWRGPNQWGEPRPHWGDRPGWRDHPGYHPNVYGPGDRWRPHGRR; from the coding sequence ATGAGATTAATTATTACATCTTCAATTGCTACATTAGCTCTTTTATTTGCAACAAATGCAGAAGCTTCGGCCGGGCTTGCAACTGCAAATATTAATCTCCGCACCGGTCCTGGCACACAGTATCCATCAATGGGTAGCATCCCCAATGGGGTTGTTCTGGATGTTGCAGGCTGCACAAGTGGGTACGGCTGGTGCCGCGTCAATTATCGCGGCCTTGATGGCTGGGCGTCATCAAATTACATCGCGGTTCAGACTGGCGGCGGCGGTTACACCACCAATGACAATTTTGGATCAACCGCAGCAGCTGTTGGCATACCGCTCATAGCTGGATTGGTAATCGGTTCAGCAATCAACAACAATCGATGGGATGATGGCCCTAACTGGGGTCCAGGCTGGGGGCCTCGCCCCTATCGTTCTGGATGGGGTCCGGGTCCATACCGTCCGGGTCCGGGTTGGCGTGGGCCAAACCAGTGGGGCGAGCCCCGTCCACATTGGGGCGATCGTCCCGGTTGGAGGGATCATCCCGGTTACCATCCAAACGTTTACGGACCGGGCGACCGCTGGCGCCCACACGGCCGCAGATAA